The Lysobacter enzymogenes DNA segment AGTTGCTGAAGCCGGAAGAGTACGAGCGCGGCGTGCAGATCCAGCGCGACCAGGTGCAAAAGAGCCTCGGCCAGCCGATCGACGAGCGCAACGCCCAGGACCTGGCGATCACCAGCTCGATCTACGGCACCAACGCGATCCGGTTGCAGAACATCCCGGTGTACGGCTCGCGCGTGCGCATCTACGGCCGCGACATCCCGCGCGACACCCAGCTCACCATCAACGACCAGACCTTCCCGATCGACCTGGAGCGCAAGTTCGCCGCCGAGTTCCTCGAGCCGGTCGGGCCGCACACCTATGCGGTCAAGATCAAGGGCCAGGGCGGGACGACGCTGGAGAAGAACCTCGACGTCAACGTCACCGGCAAGTACAGCTTCCTGGTCGCGCTGGCCGACGTCACCCTGTCCAAGAACAGCGTCAGCGGCAACATCGAGCCGATGGCGGCGGGCGACCGCGGCCGCTACGACGACAGCTTCATCAGCGAAGGCCGGCTGGCGTTCTATCTGAAGGGCAAGGTGCAGGGCAAGTACCTGATCACCGCCCAGGCCGACACCCGCGAGAACGAGATCAAGCGGCTGTTCAACGGCTTCTTCGACGCCGACGCGCAGGACATTTTCCGCCGCCTCGACCCGAACCTGTACTACCCGGTCTACGGCGACGATTCCAACACCTATCGCGACGTCGACACCCAGGGCAAGCTGTACTTGCGCGTGGATTGGGACCAGAACCAGGCGATCTGGGGCAACTTCAACACCGGCATCACCGGCACCGAGTACGCCCAGTACAACCGCTCGCTGTACGGCGCGGCGCTGGCCTGGCGCAGCCGCAACACCACCGTGCTCGGCGACCCGCGCAGCGAACTGCGCGTGTTCGGTTCCGAAGCGCAGAGTGCGCTCGGCCACACCGAGTTCCTCGGCACCGGCAACAGCCTGTACATGCTGCGCCACACCGACCTGCTGCCGGGTTCGGAAAAGGTCACCGTCGAAATCCGCGACGTCAGCACCGGCCGGGTCGAATCGCGCGTGGACCTGACGCGCGGCGCCGACTACGAAATCAACAACATGCAGGGCCGGATCCTGCTGACCCGCCCGCTGTCGCAGATCACCCGCGAGAACGTGCGCACGCTGACCCGCGACACCCCGCTGGACGGCTACACCCAGCGCCTGCTGGTCGACTACGAATACGTTCCGGCCGGCTTCCAGACCGACGACGTCAGCGCCGGCTTCCGCGGCAAGCAGTGGTTCGGCGACCACCTCGCCGTCGGCGGCACCTACATCGACGAGAACCGCAGCGGCGACGACTACACCCTCAAGGGCGTGGACCTGACCCTGCAGGCCGGCCGCGGCACCTACCTGAAACTGGAGAAGAGCCGCAGCGAATCCACCGCGGCGCCGCTGTGGTATTCGAGCAACGGCGGCATCGACTTCGTCCGCGTCAACCCGATCGACGGCCCGCGCAAGGGCGACGCCGACAAGATCGAAGCGCGCGCCAACTTCAAGGAACTGGGCTGGACCCAGCTCGATTGGAGCGCGGGCGCGTGGTGGCGCGACGTCGATCCGGGCTTCTCGATCTCGCGCTACGACCAGGGCCAGGCCGTGCGCGAGTACGGCGCCGAATTCCTCGGCTACTTCACCGAGAACTTCAGCCTGTTCGGCCGCCACACCCGCCGCGAGCGCGGCGACGAGGCGCTGGAACAGAGCCAGCTGACGATGGACTGGCGCATCACCAACGACGACCAGCTCGGCGCCGAACTGCGCCGCATCCGCGAAGAGCGCGGCGCCGGCTCGACCGTGCCCGACCTCGACGCGATGCTGTTCGCGATGCGCTACACCCACCGCATCGGTTCCAGCCTGGAGCTGTACGTCGCCGGCCAGTACACCGTCGACGACGACGGCGGCCGCTACGACCGCAACGACCTGGGCACGATCGGCGCGCGCTATCTGTTCGGCGACCGCTCCAGCGTCAGCGCCGAATACAGCAACGGCAGCCGCGGCAGCGCCGGCAAGGCCGAGGCCGAGTACCGCCTGACCCCGGACCACACCATCTACGGCGGCTACACCTTCAGCGCCGACAGCACCGAACGCGATCCGCTGTTCGACAACGTGCTGCAGACCGGTTGGACCATCGGCCAGCGCTGGCGCTTGAACAACCAGACCAACCTCTACAACGAAAGCGTGTTCCTCAAGGACCCGCGCGATTCCAGCGAGGGCATCGGCCACACCTTCGGCATGGACTTCTATCCCGCCGAAGGCTGGAACCTGGGCTTCAGCGTGATGGACGGCGACGTCGACGGCCCCTCCGGCCACATCGACCGCCGCGCCTACAGCCTCAGCGGCGGCCGCACCGACCAGCGCACCGACTGGTCGAGCAAGGTCGAATACCGCAAGGACAGCGGCGCCGAACGCCGCGAAGCCTGGACCACCGCCAACCGCCTGTTCTACAAGATCAACGAAGACTGGCGCATCGCCGCGCGTTTCCTGTACTCCGACATCAAGGACCAGATCGACGTCAGCCGCGGCGCCAAGACCGTCGAAGGCAACCTCGGCTTCGCCTACCGCCCGCACGACAACTCGCGCTGGGCCGCGTTCGGCAAGTACGTGTACCTGTACGACCTGGCCACCATCGGCCAGGAAGGCGGCAACCGCTACGACCAACGCTCGCAGGTGCTGTCGTTCGAAGGCATCTACCGCATCGACGACAAGTGGGAAGTGGCCGGCAAGGCCGCCAGCCGCTGGGGCGACTACCGCATGGGCCGCAGCGAAGGCCTGTGGCTCGACAGCCGCGCCGACCTGTTGGCCGGGCAGGTGCGTTACCACCTGATCGCCAAGTGGGACGCGATGGCCGAATACCGCTGGCTGTCGGTCAAGGACGGCGGCGACCGCCGCGGCTGGCTGGTCGGCGTGGACCGTCAGCTGAGCGAGAACTTCAAGGTCGGCGTGGGCTACAACTTCACCGACTTCAGCGACGATATGACGGATCTGGAGTACGACAACAAGGGGTGGTTCCTCAACCTGGCCGGTTACTACTAACGGCGGGGTAGGGCGGCACCATCGCCGAATCAAAAAGGGCGTCCGCGAGAACGCCCTTTTTCTTTGTCGCAACCGCAAGCGCCGAGTAAGTCGCGACCGCCCCCTGTAGGAGCGGCGCAAGCCGCGACCGCGTCAACTCAACTATGCCGTCGCTTCATCCGAGCGCGTTCTACGACGGCGGCGTTGTTCGCGATGCTGTTGCGGCTTTCGATGTGATACGCATTGCGTGCATCAGCATTGCACACAGCTCGAAAAGCCTCACAAGCGGCTGTTGACAAGTGTTTTTGCGAGTAGCAGTCTTGGCGCTGGAGCCTAGAAACTCCTTCACGTAGCGGCACCCACCTCCGACAAACCGGTGGGTTTTTTGTGCCCGAAGTTTGGGCGCAAGCTCGGCGCATGTCAGCGTCGGGAGGGCGGTGAATACAACACCCGAAAGGGGAATAAGCCCGCCGTCTACGTGCGGTTTCTAGCCTCCCGACATCCCGCCTGCGCATCCGCGCAGCGCGGGCCACTGGCTCATGGAGAGGAGTACCGCCGATGCCCCGAAGAACCGCGCCCGCGACCCGCGCCGATTACGTCCTGCTGCCCGCCGACGCCTACCACGGCCTGCAGGCCTTCCGCGACGAACTGATCGGCATCGCCCAAACCATCGACCCCGCCGCCTCATCGCTCGAAATCCGCAAACCCGAACAATCGCGCCGCCGTGCCCTGGCCCGCGTGTTCCGCCTCTGGGCCGACCAAGTCCACGGCAACCTCGAAACGATCCGCTCCGACTAAGCCCCTTCACCGCCCACCGGTCGCCGTCCGGCCGGCGGCGACCTTCGGCTCCGCTGCAATCGCAAGCGTTTTTACCTCGCGAGCAAGCCTCAACGGCTCGAACGCAAGCCATCACCGGATGCGCGCAACCCAATCCGCCTCGAACGCAAGCCGCCGAGCCTTGTCGCCAGCCCGTGCCATCCCACCGCACGCCCTAAACGCCCGACCGCAAGGCTCAAAGCGATGCGAGTTCGAGTCCTGTTGCGTTGCGACCGGGAGAGGTACCCCAGTAGATTCGGTGTCTACTTCGCGGCGAAGCACGAGCTTATTAGCTGCCACCTAGCGTCTGCGCCGTCGGTCCATTGAGATCGCCGAAGGTGGTTGATGTCATCGCGGGTCCCTCTCTCGTAGCGGCCATGAAGACGGCTCCAGTGTCCCCGCGGGGACTTCGACCTCACCACGAAGCTTGGCGTCCCTGAATATCCGAGCGGCTTTAATTATGTCAAGGTGGCTATATTTGTCCGAATCTGTATTCAAGATATTTTCGGCGTTCAGGTCGAATTGAAACTTTAGAGTGTCCGGGAGAGCTTGGAAGATTTCGAGGACATTTTCTTCGTCGGCGGCATTAAGGGCCATGCGGTAAACATCGCCTTCGCTGAAATCTTCGCTCTTCGATGGCTTTTCTATACGCCATTGCTCGCAGATTTCGATCAATACCCGGTAGGGTTTTTTGACCGCCTCGCTGATCAGGCTCCATTTTTCTTGGCCGAAAGCATGAGTCAGTTCGGCTACCGCTTCGTGGTACCTGTCGGGCTCAGTGGCTGCGCGTTCGTAGTAATGATAGATCGTCGTGTCAAGCAAGGAGAGATAGCTGTAAACGTTCTCCGCATCGAGTAGCGTGGCGAGTTCCTTATCGAACTCCGAGGAGGGCTTGGACTTTAGCGCGAGCATTCGCTGTTGATGGATTTCGTTCATGGCTGACTTTTACTCATCCGGTTGGCTTCCTTGTACTTATCCACCCATATGTCGCCGAAATCGTGAGCTCTGGTATGGAAGTTGGCGCCCTGATTCTCTCCGATTCTTTTTCTGAGTGCTCCAGCGTTAGCCGCCCAGCCGTTGTTCTTGAAGTAATCGATAAGGCGACTCAGTTCATAAAGCTCATGGGCCACCGTATGCAGTGTATGCATTTCGCTCTGGGCCACTGACTCGGAGATGCGGATCGGGATCTTGCCGTTCGGACCGGTAAGGTCACTGTACTTCACCATTCCGGTTTCTAAATTCGTACCGCCCAATGGTTTTCCTTCCGGTGTACTTGCTTGCGGGGCATAGTAGTAGTAGGCCGCAAGGGGCGTGCCGTCGCTATTTTTTGGCATGAAGCGGTCTTCGATGATCTTGAACTCCACTTTGTCAAGATCCAATGTTAATTCCCTGTCGTCGAGCAGGCCGATTCTATCTGCGAGGTCCCAAATGTCGTCAACGTTCAGCGGGCGCTCGCTTTTAGGCCAGCCGCCAGGCGGCTTGCTTAAGGGTTCGCTAGCGGCTCCACGAATATCGCCATAGCTCTTGCCGCTGCGCAGGAAAAGCTCGCCAAGGTCGTCTGCGGCATGGTTATTGACGAGTCCTTTGGTCTGAGCAAAAGGCAGGGACTTGATCGGTGTCCTAACCACGCGGCCGGGCGTAGAAAGGCCTGGGGCCGCGTCCATAATCGGCGCGGTAAAGGTGTCGTTGGCTATAATGGATTCCTGGATCGCTTGGGCATCACCTCCCAGCATTGAGGTGAGAGCTCCCTGCATTCCAGCCAACGGATTGTTGCCCCCGGCCAGCAGGGCGCGCCTGCTGAGTTCGCGCCTCGCTTCGATCATCGGATCGACTGGATACATGCCTGGCAAGCGCGTAGATCCGGTCTTCCGATAATGGTCGACTTGTTCCTGGCTTATCCTCGGTACGACAGCGTCGATACGCTCGGCTGCGCTCATCGTCCCCGTGCGGCGATAGCCCATTCCGAGCATGCCCAGGAGGTACATGAGGTCGTAGCCGTATCCGGGGGCGCTGGGCGGCTTTGTACCGACCACGGTTACCGTGGGCATGGCAGTCGCGTTGAGTTCCATCTTGCCGGCCAACTCGCGGCCATAGTTGTGTTCGAGCTGCAATAGCTCTGAATCACTGACATTTGCGGGCAACGGATCGTCGAAGAGAGCATTGAGCCTGGCGATTCTTTCGCTTCGTCCTAGCACCTGGTCTGGATCGCGAGCTATACGGATTTCTCTGGGATCGCGTTCATAGCCTTGGGGGTAGAGCTTGGCGTTAGACGTCGAATCGGCACCTTCTTGCG contains these protein-coding regions:
- a CDS encoding XAC0095 family protein, coding for MPRRTAPATRADYVLLPADAYHGLQAFRDELIGIAQTIDPAASSLEIRKPEQSRRRALARVFRLWADQVHGNLETIRSD